Proteins encoded together in one Bradyrhizobium sp. PSBB068 window:
- a CDS encoding prepilin peptidase — MQIDHEALYFIASYGTLCVLCCGVALIDLRHGIIPDWLNLAIAALGLANVVVTESATAAFTAMAIATLVGIVFWLLQRLYFALRRVDGLGLGDVKFLAAASIWVGASGIPTLLLIAALAALGVAGGMQLAGHQMKRQTSIPFGPFLALGLLLTPALQNWLALN, encoded by the coding sequence ATGCAGATCGATCACGAAGCGCTTTATTTCATTGCATCCTACGGCACGCTTTGCGTGCTCTGCTGCGGCGTCGCGCTGATCGATCTTCGCCACGGCATCATTCCCGACTGGCTCAATCTTGCGATCGCAGCACTCGGGCTTGCGAACGTCGTCGTCACTGAAAGTGCAACAGCCGCCTTCACTGCGATGGCGATCGCCACCCTCGTCGGCATCGTGTTCTGGCTGTTGCAGCGACTCTACTTCGCCTTGCGGCGCGTGGACGGCCTGGGACTTGGCGACGTCAAGTTTCTTGCCGCCGCATCGATCTGGGTCGGCGCGTCGGGGATTCCGACCCTGCTGCTGATCGCGGCGCTCGCGGCACTTGGTGTTGCCGGCGGCATGCAGCTCGCGGGACACCAGATGAAACGCCAGACATCGATCCCGTTCGGCCCGTTTCTTGCGCTCGGACTTCTGCTGACGCCGGCACTTCAGAACTGGCTTGCGCTGAACTAA
- a CDS encoding PilN domain-containing protein, producing MAMLAEARQWFEQWIGAVATAVDGVAGRFMHRRSVELDENADGTFTARLAASKDGSPLTPASFRLDHDAPQPPLSADWKAALDGSRIEVRLRSDQIVSRVLDFPSQAADFLDGMIRAQVDRLTPWTAADAVFGWGSPQPVANDRIEVAFSATAAAKVDPLLRLAGMLGAASVAVTAPAVGSDGTPQQVTLLDRSLRGLAGPTVPRLLRIALVSTAAAAAACLLLNIYVGGWLQSEQEDLQHRISQRRAALRLDANGDTSGLGLLAKRKQTTPSSVMVLEAISRVLPDTTYVTELRIEGNKVQVVGLTQDAPSLIRLLEQSPQFTRATFFAPTTRAANESAERFHVEANISAYFGSGS from the coding sequence ATGGCAATGCTTGCCGAAGCACGGCAATGGTTCGAGCAATGGATCGGCGCGGTCGCGACGGCCGTTGACGGCGTGGCGGGCAGGTTCATGCACCGGCGCAGCGTCGAACTCGACGAGAATGCCGACGGCACGTTCACCGCCCGCCTCGCGGCGTCGAAGGACGGCTCGCCTTTGACGCCGGCATCGTTCCGGCTCGATCATGATGCGCCGCAGCCGCCGTTGTCGGCGGACTGGAAGGCGGCGCTCGATGGCAGCCGCATCGAGGTGCGATTGCGATCGGATCAAATCGTCAGCCGCGTGCTCGATTTCCCGAGCCAGGCGGCCGACTTCCTTGACGGGATGATCCGCGCGCAGGTCGATCGGCTGACGCCATGGACCGCCGCCGATGCGGTCTTCGGCTGGGGTTCGCCGCAGCCGGTCGCCAACGATCGTATCGAAGTTGCGTTCAGCGCCACCGCGGCGGCCAAGGTCGATCCGTTGCTCCGGCTGGCCGGGATGCTCGGCGCCGCCTCCGTTGCGGTCACGGCGCCGGCAGTCGGCAGCGATGGCACGCCGCAGCAGGTGACGTTGCTCGACCGGTCGCTGCGCGGCCTTGCTGGCCCCACGGTTCCGCGCCTGCTGCGCATCGCCCTGGTTTCGACGGCTGCCGCGGCCGCGGCCTGCCTGCTGCTCAACATCTATGTCGGCGGATGGCTGCAATCCGAGCAGGAGGATTTGCAGCACCGGATCTCGCAGCGCCGTGCCGCGCTGCGTCTCGATGCCAATGGCGATACGTCCGGCCTCGGCCTCCTGGCCAAGCGCAAGCAGACGACGCCGTCGAGCGTCATGGTCCTGGAAGCGATCTCGCGCGTGCTGCCCGACACCACCTATGTGACGGAGCTTCGCATCGAGGGCAACAAGGTGCAGGTGGTGGGACTGACCCAGGATGCGCCGTCCCTGATCCGGCTGCTGGAGCAGTCACCGCAATTCACCCGCGCGACGTTTTTCGCGCCGACGACGCGGGCCGCGAATGAATCGGCGGAGCGATTCCACGTCGAGGCCAACATATCAGCCTATTTTGGGTCCGGCTCATGA
- the gspG gene encoding type II secretion system major pseudopilin GspG has translation MRAGYGRARSQTPRRSGEAGFTLVEMLVVIAIIGLIMGLIGPRVLNYLSESKVKTARIQLQSFSSALDLFYLDAGRFPSTAEGLAALVRRTPGVAAWNGPYLKGGNVPNDPWNHPYVYRSPGEHGPYDIVSYGADGQEGGSGTSADISLEKSTAANNDQ, from the coding sequence ATGCGAGCGGGATACGGTCGCGCGCGGTCGCAAACGCCGCGGCGTTCGGGCGAGGCGGGCTTCACCCTGGTCGAGATGCTGGTGGTGATCGCAATCATCGGCCTCATCATGGGGCTGATCGGCCCACGGGTCCTCAATTATCTCAGCGAGTCCAAGGTCAAGACCGCGCGCATTCAGCTGCAGAGCTTCTCCAGCGCGCTCGATTTGTTCTATCTCGATGCCGGGCGCTTCCCGTCCACGGCGGAGGGGCTCGCCGCACTGGTGCGGCGCACGCCGGGGGTCGCCGCCTGGAACGGCCCGTATCTCAAGGGCGGCAACGTCCCGAACGATCCCTGGAATCACCCCTACGTCTATCGTTCGCCCGGCGAGCACGGTCCTTATGACATCGTCTCCTATGGCGCCGACGGTCAGGAGGGCGGCAGTGGCACCTCGGCCGATATCTCGCTCGAGAAGAGCACGGCCGCCAACAACGACCAGTAA
- a CDS encoding type II secretion system protein, which produces MIRAGTAQRTSERGFTLIEMIVALALMGLLLSALAGITGEWLPSWNRGLDRIQRSELIGIALERIGADLAAAEFVAANRDTRKPLFDGSELSVTFVRTSLGPNAGPGLDVVRLGEVRDRGEFVTVRSQARFTPLADGVSLSEQVHLGSPVVLLRAPYRLSFAYAGADRAWKNAWKDAERLPAMIRLTVRDAASQRVLSVSTIAPVHVQIPSDCTKPDGNCGDKGSSNVPTDQGKT; this is translated from the coding sequence ATGATCCGGGCAGGGACAGCACAGCGAACCAGTGAGCGCGGCTTCACGCTGATCGAGATGATCGTCGCGCTGGCGCTGATGGGGCTGTTGCTGTCGGCGCTCGCCGGCATCACCGGGGAATGGCTGCCGAGCTGGAACAGGGGACTCGACCGGATCCAGCGCAGCGAACTGATCGGGATCGCGCTGGAGCGGATCGGCGCCGATCTCGCCGCGGCGGAATTCGTTGCCGCCAACCGCGATACCCGCAAGCCGCTGTTCGACGGATCGGAGCTGTCCGTGACCTTCGTGCGCACCTCGCTGGGGCCGAATGCGGGCCCGGGGCTCGACGTGGTGCGCCTTGGCGAGGTCAGGGATCGCGGCGAGTTCGTCACGGTCCGGTCGCAGGCGCGGTTCACGCCGCTGGCCGACGGGGTGTCGCTGTCGGAGCAGGTGCATCTCGGCAGCCCCGTGGTGCTGCTGCGTGCGCCCTATCGGCTGTCCTTTGCCTATGCCGGTGCCGACCGGGCCTGGAAGAACGCGTGGAAGGATGCCGAGCGGCTGCCGGCGATGATCCGGCTGACCGTGCGTGACGCGGCGAGCCAGCGCGTGTTGTCGGTCTCGACCATCGCGCCGGTCCATGTCCAAATCCCGAGCGACTGCACCAAGCCGGACGGCAATTGCGGCGACAAGGGCAGCTCCAATGTTCCGACCGATCAGGGGAAGACGTGA
- a CDS encoding type II secretion system protein M encodes MVATASYLGLFVLLLFVVISSLSDLIGLRSDVAASAGMLEQLEGRSRAKTAPGEAAMPTGSAYLEGATVTVAGATLLQRVSGAVIKAGGNVLSTQLDVPNAPAKAGFISMVASSEIEQAQLQQVLYDLEAGMPFLFIDQLVVQPVADEAAKGGDPGKLRVLLGVSGQWRGAK; translated from the coding sequence CTGGTCGCCACCGCGAGCTATCTCGGCCTTTTCGTGCTGCTGCTCTTTGTCGTCATCTCTTCGCTCTCGGACCTCATCGGCCTGCGCAGCGATGTTGCGGCGTCGGCCGGGATGCTGGAGCAACTGGAGGGGCGATCCAGGGCGAAGACTGCGCCCGGCGAGGCCGCCATGCCGACCGGTTCGGCCTATCTCGAAGGGGCGACGGTCACGGTTGCCGGCGCCACCTTGCTGCAACGGGTGTCGGGTGCGGTGATCAAGGCCGGCGGCAACGTGCTGTCGACGCAGCTCGACGTTCCCAACGCGCCGGCCAAGGCCGGCTTCATCAGCATGGTGGCAAGCAGCGAAATCGAGCAGGCGCAATTGCAGCAGGTGCTCTACGATCTCGAAGCCGGCATGCCGTTCCTGTTCATCGACCAGCTGGTGGTGCAACCGGTCGCCGACGAAGCCGCCAAGGGCGGCGATCCCGGCAAGCTGCGCGTGCTGCTCGGTGTGTCCGGACAATGGCGAGGAGCCAAATGA
- a CDS encoding EfeM/EfeO family lipoprotein, producing MYKMRVAACLVLLAASAGVRAARAGTLEDGAERYRPYLIEGVGSALAGARALRERAAAADVPGARKAWLSARAGWERSEVFTAGFVPELDAQIDAWPNADSGFHAIEAKLFGAASTDVATDATGLVEHLNDLHGKLKDIKLTPQGLLDGTVRLAYEVGESKADGGESRISGTSLDDMRNNIAGIDFAYHTIFSAALNTVDGKLDEMVTNRIEQLQAIVATPDLPHVNIADLRRTSEELVVALQSAAAKLGLQRPTLEAQAR from the coding sequence ATGTACAAGATGCGAGTGGCGGCGTGCCTGGTTTTGCTGGCAGCGTCGGCAGGCGTGCGTGCCGCGCGTGCAGGCACTCTCGAGGACGGTGCCGAGCGTTATCGGCCGTATCTGATCGAGGGCGTCGGCAGCGCGCTGGCGGGCGCGCGTGCGCTGCGTGAACGCGCCGCGGCTGCGGATGTGCCCGGTGCAAGGAAAGCCTGGTTGTCGGCGCGCGCCGGCTGGGAGCGCTCGGAGGTGTTCACCGCGGGCTTCGTGCCCGAGCTCGATGCACAGATCGACGCCTGGCCGAACGCGGACAGCGGGTTTCACGCCATCGAGGCCAAGCTGTTCGGTGCTGCCAGCACCGACGTTGCGACCGATGCGACGGGCCTCGTCGAGCATTTGAATGATCTTCACGGCAAGCTCAAGGACATCAAGCTGACGCCGCAGGGCCTGCTGGACGGCACAGTGCGGCTCGCCTACGAAGTCGGCGAGAGCAAGGCCGATGGCGGCGAGTCGCGCATCAGCGGCACCTCGCTGGACGACATGCGCAACAACATCGCCGGCATCGACTTCGCCTATCACACGATCTTCTCCGCCGCGCTCAACACGGTGGACGGCAAGCTCGACGAGATGGTGACGAACCGCATCGAGCAACTGCAGGCGATCGTCGCCACGCCGGACCTGCCCCATGTCAACATCGCCGATCTGCGCCGCACCAGCGAGGAACTCGTGGTCGCGTTGCAGAGCGCCGCGGCCAAGCTCGGGCTGCAGCGCCCGACCCTGGAGGCGCAGGCGCGATGA
- a CDS encoding type II secretion system protein, translating to MNDAMQRGFTLLEMVCVLAIIALLAAVLLPFIPHQTSRSRLQAYALQTATLLKADRNAAIERSTSVATLVDAPSRVIHSGASRITVRIPDDVRFDAVLPQSCQRRAALSTIRFFANGGSCGGSIALTRLDAGYEVRVNWLTGRVEIVARDVATN from the coding sequence ATGAATGACGCGATGCAACGCGGCTTTACCCTGCTCGAGATGGTGTGCGTGCTCGCCATCATCGCGCTGCTGGCGGCCGTGCTGCTTCCGTTCATTCCGCACCAGACGTCGCGGTCGCGCCTGCAGGCCTATGCGCTGCAGACCGCGACGCTGCTGAAGGCCGACCGGAATGCCGCCATCGAGCGCAGCACCAGCGTTGCGACCCTGGTCGATGCACCAAGCCGCGTGATCCATTCGGGGGCGTCGCGCATTACCGTGCGGATCCCCGATGACGTGCGGTTCGATGCCGTGCTGCCGCAGAGCTGTCAGCGCCGCGCGGCCCTGTCGACCATCCGCTTCTTCGCCAATGGCGGGTCCTGCGGCGGCTCCATCGCGCTGACGCGGCTCGATGCCGGATATGAGGTTCGCGTCAACTGGCTCACCGGAAGGGTTGAAATCGTTGCGCGCGACGTCGCCACCAACTAA
- a CDS encoding prepilin-type N-terminal cleavage/methylation domain-containing protein, translating to MEAGFTIIEVLVALALVAVSIVAIGAVMGVKMRGVRAMEQHVALMQAVRTLMTVGIPPRAELQSGTSTGQAEGYRWTIEVSPLGGDWKVPDGNAPWAPELVRIRVKSPGGALSDIRTVRLMPRSAE from the coding sequence ATGGAAGCGGGGTTCACCATCATCGAGGTGCTGGTGGCGCTGGCGCTGGTGGCTGTCTCGATCGTTGCGATCGGCGCCGTCATGGGCGTCAAGATGCGCGGGGTGCGGGCCATGGAACAGCACGTGGCGCTGATGCAGGCAGTGCGGACGTTGATGACGGTCGGCATTCCGCCGCGCGCCGAATTGCAGTCGGGCACGTCGACGGGACAGGCGGAGGGGTACCGCTGGACCATCGAGGTCAGTCCGCTCGGCGGCGACTGGAAAGTCCCTGATGGCAACGCGCCCTGGGCCCCGGAGCTGGTGCGAATTCGCGTCAAATCGCCGGGCGGTGCGCTGTCCGACATCCGCACCGTGCGCCTGATGCCGAGGTCTGCGGAATGA
- a CDS encoding general secretion pathway protein GspK — translation MNAPGNSSRSPADRGFVIVAVLWILLALSSLAIIFSAYLAASARALAASDISLQTEALVSAGLELTAYQLTLTDEKTRPQHGAFQFGLDDASVGVTFTSEAGRVDLNYASKEMLVGLFVVLGASKDAAGEYADRIVGWRTRPTPGSENVEVARYNALGYSPRQGLFTHVNELALVAGIPEAFVDRVLPFVTVFNGSPDVDPKIAAPEVALAVNKASGKDQDGFGSAAPSPNGTVAGAQAPSPQSAASTAQSPCYRIAISIRFRNGHRTTSEAVVALGDKAEPYRVLSWQNDLEPRSPVLLRGRG, via the coding sequence ATGAACGCGCCCGGCAACAGCAGCCGATCGCCGGCCGACCGCGGCTTCGTCATCGTCGCGGTGCTCTGGATCCTGCTGGCGTTGTCGTCGCTGGCGATCATCTTCTCGGCCTATCTTGCCGCATCGGCGCGGGCGCTGGCGGCGAGCGACATCTCGCTGCAGACCGAGGCGCTGGTGTCGGCCGGGCTCGAGCTCACCGCCTATCAGCTGACGCTCACGGATGAGAAGACGCGGCCGCAGCACGGCGCGTTTCAGTTCGGGCTGGACGATGCCAGCGTCGGTGTCACCTTCACGTCGGAAGCCGGCCGCGTTGACCTGAACTACGCATCGAAGGAGATGCTGGTCGGCCTCTTCGTCGTGCTCGGCGCAAGCAAGGATGCAGCCGGCGAATATGCCGACCGGATCGTCGGCTGGCGGACCCGGCCAACGCCGGGCAGCGAGAATGTCGAGGTCGCGCGCTACAACGCGCTGGGCTATTCGCCGCGGCAGGGGCTGTTCACCCATGTCAACGAGCTGGCGTTGGTCGCCGGTATCCCCGAAGCCTTTGTCGATCGCGTGCTGCCGTTCGTGACGGTGTTCAACGGCAGTCCGGATGTCGATCCGAAAATCGCCGCGCCGGAAGTCGCCCTGGCCGTGAACAAGGCATCGGGGAAGGATCAGGACGGCTTCGGGTCGGCTGCGCCGTCGCCGAACGGGACCGTCGCGGGAGCGCAGGCCCCGAGCCCGCAAAGTGCGGCCTCGACTGCGCAGAGCCCCTGCTACCGGATCGCAATCTCTATCCGCTTCCGCAATGGTCACCGCACCACGTCCGAAGCGGTGGTCGCACTCGGCGACAAGGCCGAGCCTTATCGTGTGTTGTCCTGGCAGAACGATCTTGAACCGAGAAGCCCGGTTCTGTTGCGCGGGAGAGGATGA
- a CDS encoding type II secretion system F family protein, whose protein sequence is MPNYRYRALTQAGEIVNGTISAPTAAEVARRIEYLKLLPIETTEDKRAAGAGGGRSLFGGPSAAEVTTFTRDLALLLKAGARLDDALELLSGDADVGRMRPVVAKIRAALLTGESFADAVADHPALFQPMYIALVRVGEISGTLDSVLEMLGTERARSEQMRRKLTDAMQYPAFVLVAASGVMLFFLLFVLPQFSTVLGDFGGKSDTALASFIALSDFLRANATAASLIGAAAIALAWWLLRQARVRAALVSGISRVPGISSAFQFYRASLFCRNLGVLLGSGVNLTAALRILVDIMAVTGSEANWTAAADRVRHGGKLSEALAVADSLPPMAVRMLRLGEETGQLPVLAGRVAEFYEAKLQRSLDRVVGIVGPLAIITISTVVGGLIVSVMTALLSVTQLVG, encoded by the coding sequence GTGCCGAATTATCGCTATCGCGCTCTGACCCAGGCCGGCGAGATCGTGAACGGCACGATCTCGGCGCCGACCGCGGCGGAGGTGGCGCGGCGCATCGAATATCTCAAGCTGCTGCCGATCGAGACCACCGAGGACAAGCGCGCCGCCGGCGCCGGCGGCGGCCGCAGCCTGTTCGGCGGGCCGAGTGCCGCCGAGGTCACCACCTTCACGCGCGACCTCGCGCTGCTGCTCAAGGCCGGTGCGCGTCTCGACGATGCGCTGGAGCTCCTGTCGGGCGATGCCGATGTCGGGCGGATGCGCCCTGTGGTGGCCAAGATCCGCGCCGCCCTGCTCACCGGCGAGAGCTTTGCCGATGCGGTGGCGGATCATCCGGCCTTGTTCCAGCCGATGTACATCGCCCTGGTCCGGGTCGGCGAAATCTCCGGCACGCTCGATTCCGTGCTGGAGATGTTGGGGACCGAGCGCGCGCGGTCCGAGCAGATGCGGCGCAAGCTGACCGACGCGATGCAGTATCCGGCCTTCGTGCTGGTCGCGGCATCCGGCGTGATGCTGTTCTTCCTGCTGTTCGTGCTGCCGCAATTCTCGACCGTGCTGGGCGATTTCGGCGGCAAGTCGGACACCGCGCTCGCCAGCTTCATCGCGCTGTCGGACTTCCTGCGCGCCAATGCCACGGCGGCAAGCCTGATCGGCGCGGCGGCGATTGCGCTCGCATGGTGGCTGCTGCGGCAGGCGCGGGTGCGCGCCGCGCTGGTCAGCGGCATTTCGCGGGTGCCGGGCATCAGCAGCGCCTTCCAGTTCTACCGCGCCAGCCTGTTCTGCCGCAATCTCGGCGTCCTGCTCGGCAGCGGCGTCAACCTCACGGCCGCGCTGCGCATCCTCGTCGACATCATGGCGGTGACCGGGAGCGAGGCGAACTGGACCGCGGCCGCGGACCGCGTCCGTCATGGCGGCAAATTATCCGAAGCACTTGCGGTGGCGGACAGCCTGCCGCCGATGGCAGTCCGCATGCTGCGGCTCGGCGAAGAGACCGGGCAGTTGCCGGTGCTCGCCGGGCGGGTGGCGGAATTCTACGAAGCTAAACTGCAGCGCAGCCTGGACCGTGTCGTCGGCATCGTCGGTCCACTGGCGATCATCACGATTAGCACCGTGGTCGGCGGGCTGATCGTCTCGGTCATGACGGCGCTGCTCTCGGTCACGCAGCTAGTCGGTTAG
- a CDS encoding type II/IV secretion system protein: MANDLSVRFVDYLRQNNHLAPIDGVVERTGPGADVRQLKLWEVTSLSPTEFADEAARFFALGRLALQDMTSAEPLVSAFSARFLRETMVYPCRAADGTTVLAVVDPTDQATLRAAQIVLGAGIDVKVASSEDVVIALNNASAEEAEATDTTSALPREDDIESLRDLASGAPVVRAVNDLIEKAVELRASDIHIEPFSAGLMVRLRIDGLLRPVAALSGVLPQAVVSRIKIIANLNIAERRLPQDGAARLRAGRTDIDIRVAIMPTQHGESAVIRILPKDRGLLVVEKLGFSAPDEGKLRRLLKLPHGMVVITGPTGSGKTTTLATILSILNEPSRKILTIEDPVEYELPGVNQSQIKPAIGLTFATALRSFVRQDPDVIMVGEIRDTETAHVAVHAALTGHLVLTTLHTETAAAAVPRLLDLGVEGYLLRSVLRGVIAQRLVRQLCERCKTARPLAAADFTEDPRLAALGFKAEEIIQEPCGCERCGGTGYRGRLGVFELLELSNELRELIGERTDGLKIDTMAIRAGMTTMLDDGVAKCRAGLTSPAEILRVATVR, from the coding sequence ATGGCCAACGACCTGTCCGTTCGGTTCGTGGATTATCTGCGTCAGAACAATCACCTGGCGCCGATCGACGGGGTAGTCGAGCGGACCGGGCCGGGCGCCGATGTCAGGCAGTTGAAGTTGTGGGAGGTCACCAGCCTCTCACCGACCGAATTCGCCGACGAGGCGGCACGTTTCTTCGCGCTCGGCCGCCTGGCGCTGCAGGACATGACCTCGGCCGAACCGCTGGTCAGCGCGTTCTCGGCGCGCTTCCTGCGCGAGACCATGGTCTATCCGTGCCGGGCCGCCGACGGCACCACTGTCCTCGCGGTCGTCGATCCGACCGACCAGGCGACGCTGCGGGCGGCGCAGATCGTGCTCGGCGCCGGCATCGATGTGAAGGTGGCCTCGTCGGAAGACGTCGTCATCGCGCTGAACAACGCGAGTGCCGAGGAGGCCGAGGCGACCGATACGACGTCGGCGCTGCCTCGCGAGGACGACATCGAGAGCCTGCGCGATCTGGCCAGCGGCGCCCCGGTAGTACGCGCGGTCAACGATCTGATCGAGAAGGCGGTCGAGCTTCGCGCCAGCGACATCCATATCGAGCCGTTCTCGGCCGGCCTCATGGTGCGCTTGCGGATCGATGGCCTGCTGCGGCCGGTTGCGGCGCTGTCGGGCGTGCTGCCGCAGGCGGTGGTCTCCCGCATCAAGATCATCGCCAATCTCAACATCGCCGAGCGCCGCCTGCCGCAGGACGGCGCGGCGCGGCTGCGGGCCGGGCGTACCGACATCGATATTCGCGTCGCGATCATGCCGACCCAGCACGGCGAATCCGCCGTCATCCGTATCCTGCCGAAGGATCGCGGCCTGCTGGTGGTCGAAAAGCTCGGCTTCTCTGCGCCTGACGAGGGCAAGCTGCGGCGCCTGTTGAAGCTTCCGCATGGCATGGTCGTGATCACCGGGCCGACCGGCAGCGGCAAGACCACGACCTTGGCGACCATCCTGTCGATCCTCAACGAGCCCAGCCGCAAGATCCTGACCATCGAGGACCCGGTCGAATACGAGCTGCCCGGCGTCAACCAGTCCCAGATCAAACCGGCGATCGGCCTGACCTTCGCCACCGCGCTGCGCTCGTTCGTTCGCCAGGACCCTGATGTGATCATGGTCGGCGAAATCCGCGACACGGAGACCGCGCATGTCGCGGTGCATGCCGCGCTGACCGGCCATCTGGTGCTGACGACGCTGCACACCGAGACCGCGGCTGCCGCGGTGCCGCGCCTGCTCGACCTCGGGGTCGAAGGCTATCTGCTGCGGTCGGTGTTGCGCGGTGTGATCGCACAGCGCCTGGTCCGGCAATTGTGCGAGCGCTGCAAGACGGCGCGGCCGCTGGCAGCGGCCGATTTCACCGAGGATCCCCGGCTCGCCGCGCTCGGCTTCAAGGCCGAGGAGATCATCCAGGAGCCATGCGGCTGCGAGCGCTGCGGCGGTACCGGTTATCGCGGCCGCCTCGGGGTGTTCGAGCTGCTCGAACTGTCCAATGAACTGCGCGAGCTGATCGGAGAGCGAACCGACGGACTGAAGATCGATACGATGGCGATCCGGGCGGGCATGACCACGATGCTCGACGACGGGGTCGCCAAATGCCGCGCCGGATTGACCTCGCCCGCCGAGATCCTCCGCGTCGCAACGGTGCGGTGA